ATCAGCTACATCTACATCTAAGGGACAAGCCCCAATACTGGCAGGATATGCCGCTTTGCGAGGTTATGAAGTTACTGTATTAGCTCCAGGTTTTGCGGAATCTGCGGTTGCCAACCCCATAGACTTTCTTCGTAATAATGAAGACTCGGAAATGGCGCGACAGTTGGCGATTACACTCAACCGCAACTTTCAACTTGGAGAAAAGAATTCTGGAAATAACTTCTTTACCAATGCTGGAGATCAGTTGGTGCAAGCTGTTTTCATGCTGGCGAAAGGAACGGAGTACCCAGATATCATGATGTGCCAAGCAATCCTGGGGTTGCCAAAGTTAGTTAAGCGCATTGAGCAAGCAGAAAATCTGAATTTCATGGTTAGAGAGGCTTTCGCACAGTTTGTATCTGTTGCAGGGTCGCCAGAAACAGCAGCTAGTATTGTGGGTACAGCTAGCGGATTGTTCAGCCGCTTCATGGTTCCCTCGGCATTAGCAGCGTTCTGTGGAAAAACCAATATTCCTTTGGATTTGAAGGGGCGGCAGATGGTGGTATTCGGGATGAACAAAGAGAAGCGTGATGTAATCGCACCCTTGCTTGTCTCGATTCTGCATCTATTAGTTAGCCGGAATGTGGCTAACAAACGTACTTGTCCTTTGGTGTTGGGGATTGATGAATTACCCACATTATATTTACCAGCACTGGTTGATTGGCTGAATCAGAATCGGGAAGATGGATTGGTATCAATACTGGGATTACAAAATCTCTCAATGCTGATTGAATCCTATGGTGAAAACACAACTAATGCAATATTTGGTGGTTGTGCTACCAAAGCATTCTTTAACCCCCAAGATGATGTAGCTGCCGAACGCTTTAGTAAGTTTTTAGGTGAAGAGGAAATTAAATACAAGCAACGTTCTCGCTCATCAGGAGGCAAGGGTGGTGCAAGCATTTCTAATTCTGACCAAAACAGTACCCGAAAATTATTTGATGTCAATCAATTTAACACTTTACCATCGGGGAAAGCAGTAATTATTAGTCCAGGTTTCCGTTCTCGTGGTCAAATAAGTTTGCCAATCTTGCAATCAATTAAGATTCCTCAGCATGAAATCCAATCTGAAACTGACAGTGTGAAAGCTTGGTACGAGTTTCAAAAGTTTTTATCTAAAAAGTCTACTCTCTTAACTCCAGCAGATGAAGAAATGAGAATTCGTCGAGCAGAGGCATTAAAATTGTTGCCTTTGATAGAAAATCAAGAGCAATTATCAGAATATGCAAGTCTGATTTAAAGTGAAATTTCCTGCCCTTAATAGTCAACCCCTTCTCTGCGAGACGCTGTGCGAATGGGGAATTCAAAATTCAAAATTATTAATTCAAAATTAAAGACAAGACGCTCTCTACCAGACGCTGCGCGTAGCTTGCTTCTCCGTAGGAGTACGTGGACTCGCTTGCCGCCGGCGCTATCGGTCATCACAAATATTCAGGATAAATACCATGTCGTCACGCGATTTTTACTCACTTAATGATCATGACAGACGAGAAATTGCAAAACTTCCACCTCAGATAGCAGCCTTAGCAGATAAATATCCATGTGATACCAATTTAATATGAAGCTGCATATAATAGAGAAAACAAACTCGATAAATTAAAAGAACCATGAGCCGCCCTTTTGAGATTGAAATCGCAGAGAGCGAAGAAGAACTTAAAAAACGCCTACAAACAGCTAATTTAGGGAACCAGAAAGAAAAACTTATTATGCTGTGGTGGATAAAAAGCGGGCAGGCCAAGGAGCAGCAAGATATTGGAAAACGCTTGGCTAAAGATACATCAACGGTGACAAGATGGTTACAAAAATATAGATCGGGTGGGCTAGATGAATTATTGAAAATAAAAAAAGCTCCGGGAGCAAAACGGAAAATTCCTGAAGGAGCGATCACGGCACTTGAAGAGGAGTTAAAAACAGGAAAAGGCTTTAGTAGCTATGGTGCAATAGTAGAGTGGTTAAAGCAAGAGCAGGGGCTTGATATCGAGTATGCAACGGTTTATGCATTGGTTCGATATCGATTAGGGGCAAAACTAAAAGTACCACGTCCTCAAAGCCATAAGCAGGATGAAAAGTTAGTATCTGAGTTTAAAAAAAACTCGGTATCATTCTGAATTGTCTAGAAAAACATCTAGCACCCGGCAAGTGTGTTCGCTACCTGTGCCAGGATGAAACGAGGGTGGGACTGAAAACTCTTACAGGAAAAGTGATTACTGCCTCTGGAGTTAAGCCTACTGTTGAGGTGAAATGGCCACGGGAAAATTTTTGGATTTATGGTGCAATTGAACCATTGACTGGAGATCATTTTCTTTATGAATATCCAAAACTGAATGGCGAGTGTTTTCAACAGTTTTTGGACTGGCTATCTCAACAATTAGGTGGGGATTACGCTATTTTACAGGTTGACCAAGCACCTGCTCATACAAGTTCAGCAATTCGTTGGCCAGAAAATATTATTCCTCTGTTTCAACCACCTTCAGCCCCTGAACTCAATCCCATTGAAAGGCTTTGGCAGCTCCTCAAGAAACCACTCAAAAATCAGCTTTTCTCTTCTTTACAGAATTTACGCGATCGCATCCAAGAAATATTTAATCAACTTACACTTGAGCAGGTAATATCTATCTCTTCTTATAACTTTATTCTCGAAGCTCTTTTCTATGCAGCTTCATATTAAATTGGTATTAGCTAAAAACTTTAACAAGCCTGTACGACAAAGCTCAGTAGCAACCCAAAAGGCTTTCTTAGCTAAAAATTTTAAGAAGCAATTACTACCAATCCCAGCGCGAACACCAAGGGTTAGATTACCTAAAAAGCTTAAAAAACACTTGAATAATATTGAGTACGCTAGTCAAGTATTACTTGAGCTTCGTAGCAGAACTCAATTAGCCAAATTGCCAGTAGTAATCGCCACACTGCGTAGGATATCACCCTACGTTTTTGAGGAATTGGTACTCACTTGCTGCTTTGAACAGGGGTGGCAAATTCAACGCAACTTTCGGTACACCGGTGACGGCGGGATAGATGGTCGCGTGTTGATTTTGGGAAAGCTTTATGTAATCCAGGTTAAGCGTTATGCTGATTACATTAGCCCAAAACACATCAAAGATTTCGTATGCTGTATTGAAGGAGAAGGAGCTAATGGTGGATTCTTCGTGCATACTGGCATAACTGGACAGTTATCAAAACAATTGATTCGTCGCTCCGACAAAATAATCTTAGTGAGCGGTCAGAAACTAGTAAATTTTGTCTTAGGTAAGCAGTTTAAAATAGTGGGAATAACAATACCAGTAAAAACAGTGAACAGTTATCAGTAAACAACTAACTTATGAATGAATGAATGAATGAATGAATGAATGAATGGAAATATCTGATACCTGATAATTGATAACTGATAAGTTAGCGTCGAAACTGTAGATGCTCCCCGTTATCATCTGATTGTTGAGGGTTTATTTTCAATCTCTTCAGAATCGATGGTTTGTCATCTCTAATCAGTTGCCTAACGATGTTCATTTTCTCCTCAAAAGTCAAAGCTAAAGCATCAGTTGTAACACTCGTAAATAACTCGCTGACCTTTGCTCCTGTTACCTTTTCACCTTTGACATATTTTCCTACTTCCATAACTACTTCTGCCAATCTTTCAATATCTAAACCCTGAATCATCTGTTTGAGATGCAACTTTAATTCTGCTAGTAATGTTTTAGCTAAGGTTGACTCAGTAGCTGATTGCTCAACAGAGTTAGAGGTGGATAAAATAGCTCTCTTCTCTACATGAGATTGCAACTCAGCCGTCAATGCTATTTCAAACTCATTGAATGTACTTTTAGCAGCAACAAGTTGTTGATGAGATTGAGAAAGTTGCTCTGTCAATCCTAATACTGCTTGGTTTAAAGCAGACTCGATAGCTGATTGCTCAACATAATCAGAGATTGACAGAATAGCTTTATTTTCTGCATAAGATTGCAACTCAGCCGTCAATGCTGTTTCAAACTCATTGAATGTACTTTTAGCAATGACAAGTTGTTGATGAGATTGAGAAAGTTGTTCTGTCAATCCTAATACTGCTTGGTTTAAAGCAGACTCGATAGCTGATTGCTCAACATAATCAGAGATTGACAGAATGGCTTTGTTTTGTGCATGAGATTGCAACTCAGCCGTCAATGCTGTTTCAAAGTCATTGAATGTACTTTTAGCAGCAACAAGTTGTTGATGAGATTGAGAAAGTTGTTCTGTCAATCCTAATACTGCTTGGTTTAAAGCAGACTCGATAGCTGATTGCTCAACATAATCAGAGATTGACAGAATGGCTTTGTTTTGTGCATAAGATTGCAACTCAGCCGTCAATGCTGTTTCAAAGTCATTGAATGTACTTTTAGCAGCAACAAGTTGTTGATGAGATTGAGAAAGTTGTTCTGTCAATCCTAATACTGCTTGGTTTAAAGCAGACTCGATAGCTGATTGCTCAACATAATCAGAGATTGACAGAATGGCTTTGTTTTGTGCATGAGATTGCAACTCAGCCGTCAATGCTGTTTCAAAGTCATTGAATGTACTTTTAGCAGCAACAAGTTGTTGATGAGATTGAGAAAGTTGTTCTGTCAATCCTAATACTGCTTGGTTTAAAGCAGACTCGATAGCTGATTGCTCAACATAATCAGAGATTGACAGAATGGCTTTGTTTTGTGCATGAGATTGCAACTCAGCCGTCAATGCTGTTTCAAACTCATTGAATGTACTTTTAGCAGCAACAAGTTGTTGATGAGATTGAGAAAGTTGTTCTGTCAATCCTAATACTGCTTGGGTTAAAGCAGACTCGACAGATGATTGCTCAATATAATCAGAGATTGTATTTAAGAGTTGTCTGGTGGCTGGTTGTGAAGAATGGACATAATTTGCTTCTCTATTAAAAATTGTTGAATCTTGTCCGTTAATTTGTCTTGAGAGTTTCTCTGTTCGTTGACCTCGAAGCCCATCATCTGTAGAGCTTTGGTTAATTCCTGCAATATCGTCTCCATGTCCGAAGACTTTTTCGAGTTCAGCATCTCGGTTAATTGCTGCAAGAAGTTCGACTGATTCGCGCTCATTTCGATTAGGTTCTCGGCTTGGCTCGTTTCTAAGAACTCGATTTTCTGGGTTAATTGCTGGCTGTTGGTTTGTAACTGCTCGATTTTCTGGGTTAATTGCTCTATCTTCTCGGTTAGGAACTGTATCTGAGTTAGGTTGTTGTCGTTGGTTAAAGTCATGGGTTTGTACCTGTGGTTTATTTTGTAAAAGATAGGGAACAGGCAATGGGGAATAGGCAACAGTTTTTTCTATTTCCTCTTCCCTGTGTGTTGGTAAGAGATCCAATTTGTCATTCCCTGTTGCCCGTTCCCTGTTGCCTGTTCCCTCAAGTTGTATAGAACGTTGTTCTGGTATCGGCTTACGCAAAGGTGGAAAAGCCGCAGTCTTTGAATGCTGATTCTGCTGTTGCCAGTCCCGAAAGGTTGGAGCAAGATGACTCAATTTCTCGTAAGCGAGTGGCCCACTTGCGACTATGAAATCATCAACACCTTTAGAAGGCCCTGGCAAGCTGACAACTTTTACTCTTGCTCCAGCTTCTTGTAACAATCTTCCAGTCACGGAAATATCTCGCTCGATATGGAGCTTAGTTTCAGGCTTGGTTTCGTAGTCAAAACAGAACTTGAAAACTCTCCCTTGTGTGGCGAAAACCGCTAATTCCTCATGTACGTAAGACTTGCCAATTTTCTTGCCAAACTCATCTTTGGGAGTTCGGTATCCCGCCGAAATCCCAGGTAGCCCAATGGCAGCATGACCCTGACTCAACAGACTGGCTGCTTTTTTCGCACCTTCTGCGATCGCACAGGGGATATTATGTTTCCAGACACAGTACCAAAATCCTGACTGGCGATCGCTATCACTGGGGTTCACCTTGTGTTTGGAGTAAATGCGTTCGGCAATATCGTCAGGGACATCTAGCAAGAAGATACTTAATTCAACTTTTGGGGGATGCTCATATTTAATGAATTTCCCTTCAATTATTTGCCCAGACTCATCTTTTTTGGGTCTTGGTTGATTTGGCTTGTAGCATCCCCATCGTTTAATCGGCGGTTTCTCACCTGGCTTTAAGTTAGCAAATGTTCGCGCATCAACTCCAGCATCACACCACCATCCACCAGCATCAAGATGCGAATATGCCCTTATAAAACCATCTGTTAGCCGTCCTGTATTTGTTCGATTCAGTTTTTCGCTGACCATGAGCCGTTCCCAGGCTTCATGCTCACCACCTGCATAGTTAAACTGAAGACTCTCAAAGTTCAACGCTGTAATATCGGGATGAATAGCACTATTTTCAAACTCCTGCCAATCCTTTGGTTCAAGAAAATTGGGAATGTCTTCAGTATGATATGGTGTCCAAAACGCTTCTGTGGGGACAGGAGATTTCAGTACTGGCTTAGAGAAAACCGATTCAACAGTATTATAATTTGGTGTCTCTTTCAAGACGGGCAAGACTTTCGGTACTTTTATTGATGAATCATGGCTTGTTGTCCGGCTAGATGCAACTGATTTCACAATTGGCTCGACAAAAGGAGTAGATACTGTCGTCTCTTGTTTTAGTACTGGCTTCTCAAAAGGGGCACTTATATTTATAGTTATTGCTTGGTGCTGCTTGAAAGTCGATTTCTGAATTTGTTTTCGTAACAATTCCAAGGCATTTTCTTTAGACTTCGACTGTTGCGCTAACCAGAGCAACCGCGTTGGATCTTCGGTGTAAATCTTTAATTCATGCCTTGCACGGCTGGCAGCAACATAAAAACTTTCCTGTCCAATAGTGAAATCTGCCGAAATTAACACCCGATCCGCAGTTTTTCCTTGGCTACTATATGTTGTACTCACAAGGGCATAGTCTAAGTTTTGCGCCTGTGCCAAACTAATGGATTCAGTACGCTCATCAGCATATTTAATCTGGACTATGTTCAGGTCGATCCCTGTTACAGTAAACTCCTGTCCGTTACGTCGTCCCAATTGCCGATCGTTTTTCTTCCATTGCAGGCGATCGCCCACAGCAATTTCAATCTGGTGACTCTGATAAACTGCTTTCTCAAAAGCCGTGTCTACCTGCAAAATCTGACGTTCATCACTTATAAGGGTCAACTTATCAGTAGTTCGACCTACCACTTCATATAATTTGCCTTTAGAAAGCCCCCGGCGTTTGTAATCCCGTGTGGGAATGATCACATCACCAATTTCAAAGTTATGGGCAAACCGCATCTGTACTTTTGTCAGATTTTTGGTTTGCAATTGGGTGATGGTTGCAGTTTCTCCCAAAGTTCCTTCACCCTTGAGCTTCGAGCGAATCGCTTGGGTAAGGGCAAGTCTTTCTGTATTTGTTCCAGCTAACACAAGAGTTTTGAGTCGCTGCTCTGGTGTCCCTACTATATAATCATTGGCGATCTGCTCTATTTTGGATTCTGAAGAAACAGTTTTTATTGAGCCGGTCGCCAGTAGATGTTCAAATCCCGCTTCTACTCTGCCATCGGCAATTAAATCTACTGCCAGCTTCAGTTGAGGGTCTTTTTGGCGCAACGATTCATTGAGGTGTGCGGTTTTGATTCCCGCCTGTTGCAAGGATTTGAAGGGATTCCCTGCTGATACTGCTGACAACTGCCGAGTGTCACCGACTAAAATCACCCTAGCTTGAAGTAAGGTTGCTCGTTGTAGGAGTGCATGGGCATCCTTAGCACTGAGTAAACCCGCTTCGTCCACAATCCAGATTTGATTTGGTTCAATTTCTTGTGGTTCAGTGACAAGTAATCTAGCCACTGTCTCAGACTGAATTTCTAACTCTTCACTCAAAACCTTAGCAGCAGAGGAACTAGGGGCAAAGCCAATAATAGTGTATCCGGCATCTGTGGCTATCGCTTTCAACTCCTTGAGGGCGAAAGTCTTACCAGCACCAGCTACTCCCTGCCATGCAATGAACTGGTCAGATGTTGTTGCAGCTAATTCTACTGCTTGGCGCTGTCCGGTATTTAGTAAGGTTTTCTGTAACTGGCTCTCAACTACTTCTCTATTAGTTATTGGGACTACTTTTCCAACACCTTGCTGCATCAACTCAATCGTCGCCAACTCCCGCCTCACTGCTGTCATCGTCGTAAATTGGTGAGTCAACCCTGGCAAACCGATTAACTCCTGATGTTCTCTAATCAGGGGTGCAATCGCTGTTACATCCGTAGCTAAACGTGATTCTAGGATGAATTTTTCTAAATCCTCTTGTCTAAAAGCGACATTTCTCTCACTGCAATGTGCGATCGCATCATCTAACGCATCAATCAGACTTTTTTGCTCAACCACAAGAGGAGCCTGTCCTTTTCTTGGTTCTCCTGGCTTGACAAACGTGATACCTAACGCCGCAGCTTCTTCTTTCCACAATGCAACTAATTCTGATTCTGGTAGTTTCTGCTTGCGCTGGCGGGTATCATCCCAAATTTTTTCACGTTCGGCCCAAGTCGAATTAGCACCAGATGAGGCGATGATTTGCTGTCGCCGCTTAGAAAAAGCCTCTAAATCCTCGAATTTAAAGCCTTTTATATCAAACTGCCCATGTAAACGAAGCTCTATCTCGTAGCCAAGCTTCTGCACCTCACGCGCCAGAGAGCTTTGGTATGCCATCCCCAAGAATTTTTTATTGGCGAATATTTCATTATTACCCAAACTCAACCACCTACCATCTGGAGTTTGGGTCATGTTCATCAGCAAACAATGGGTGTGCAGATGTGGGTCTAAATCCCGACTTTCGATGTGATCGAACTGCGCGGCGACCAAGTTACCAGTCTTAACTCTATGTCTGCCGCTATTATCTGTCACTCTGGTATAGGCATAACGCTGCTCTATTAGCTCCAGAGTTTCTTTTAGCGCCTGATGGTGAGCATCAATCAAACGAGTATCCCCGCCCACCAAGGCCATCAAGCTTACACTTTTGGGCGCAGAAAATGTACAGTCTAATGCGGCTCTGCGTTCTCCTTTCCCCTTTTCTTTGACTACTCTGGCATTCAATACCTCACGACCATCAGGCGTAAGCCCCTCAATGATATTTTTAAAAGCTTCTTCATCATCGACTGCCCCTGACAACCCCAATTTTTCAGCACCTTGACCACTCCAAAGCGACTTACCTTGGTGATAGTAATTCTTGATGAAGTAGTTCACCGCCATCTCACTTGAGACGTTAGCCGCTGTTAGCATGGCTCACCTCGAAAAATGGGGTTACAAAAGTTAATCTTTGTTCTATTCCATCTGTTGGTGCAACAAACTCTCGTCAAGAAATTCTGATTATTTTCTCTTATTGCAAGATAATCACCCTTGCAATAAGTATTGAAGTCAAAATCAATCCCCGTCATTAAACTTCGTAGTGCTTGATGACGAATGAAAATTTTTTCGTGAGACTTTGACCAAAACAAAATTTTATTTCCCAAACTCTCCTGTCATTTAATATAGCAAAAAATCGAGCATTCTTTCCACCAAATATGGCGTACTGTGCGTCAGAAAAGGATGGATTCTAGGGCTTGTGGTTATTTCAGCTAATTACTAGATAATTGGGAGAATCCTTTGGAAAATTGGGAAGTATCAGGAAGTACTAGGAAGTCTTGGGAAGTCTTAGGAATTGTTGGAAAATATTAAGCTAATGAGAATTTTGTGACTAGATGATGTTGAATAGTTGAAAAGGTAAGAAATGAATTAGAGATTTGGGAGATATTGTTTAGATATTGGGAGATGTTGAATGTAATTGGTGATTATTGGAAATCGAGGGATTTTGTGGAGATTTTCTATCAGATGCACGAATTCATGGAAAGTCAAAGAGTATTGCCAAAACTGTAATCTTTCTTCGTAAATGTGGAAAAAATCACGGTTTGGGCGGTTCACTTTGAGAGTAATTATCAATTAGATAGACAAAAAAAGGGTCAAAAACAGGGAGAAATTTTCTTGTGGATTTAATGTTGAGTCTTGATCCGGGAACTTCAATGACGAAGATGGTTTATCGTGTTCTCTCGGAGATTCCGTACAAGTCAGAATTGCTGTGTATGGAACCAGAGTTAATTAAGATTTCCAAAGATTCGTTGGATTTATATGAGTCTGGGCAAATGAATCGGCCCAATCCAGAGAATGAAGCGTGGATAGAGTACAACGGAGAGTATTATGCGGTTGGGTTTTTGGCCCAAAAGTATTTTGAAGCGCGAATCAATTTTTTAGAACTCAAGTATGAGAACGCGATTCCAAAAACTTTGGCAGCAGTGGGGGCAATAGCGATTAGAGATTCTTTGAAGGCAAACTTTGATTTATCATTGGGACTGCTATTGCCTTATGGGGAGTGGGAAGATAGAGAGAGATTAGAGAGGGGTTTAACTAAGGCACTGTCTAGTTTTAGCTTTCGAGGGAAACAATTTTGTATAAATCTGATTAACTTTCAGTGCTTGCCCGAAGGTGGGGGACTGATATTGACGCGAAGTAAAAAACTTGGCACAGATTTCAATAAAATGAATAAGCTGTTACGCAGCTTGATTGTATAATAAAGCTAAGTAATTAACCTAGCATTAGCCACCTATGCCAGCAAAAAACCATCTTTCTAAAGAGCAAAAGGAACGGTTACTAAAAACTCTAAAAGAGCATGAAAATCCATACGTAAGAGAAAAAATATTGATTTTATTATTAATGAATGATGGAAAAACTTATCAGGAAATTAGTAAGTTTTTAGACATTGCATATCCAACGGTAGCATATTGGGCAGTTCACGGCGATCCAGATAACCTAGAAAGTTTTTTAGATGGAAGAAGAGAAGGTAACTTCCGCAAAGTTACTAAAGAATATGAGGATTTATTATTAGAAACAATTGAAAAAGAACCACTAGATTATGGGTATGATTTTGGTCGTTGGACGGCAGCAAGACTAGCCACGTACCTCGAAAAGATAACAGGAATTAAGTTAAGTGGTTCGCAAGTTGGGAGAATATTAGAGCGAAAAAAGTACGTTTACCTTTGGGCAAAATACAGCCTAGAGGACAAACAGAATCCTGAAATACGTAAGGCATTTAAAGAAAAATTGTCAGAATACTTAAGAATAACAAATGTTGCCCCAGAGCGTTTACAGGTATGGTTTTGGGATGAGAGTGGATTTAGTTTGAGAGTGATAAGAAGAAAAAATTGGGGTAAGAAAGGTACAAGAAAACAAATCACAGGTCAAAGAAGAAGAGGAAGAGTAAATATTATGGGAGGGTTACGCTATCACGACAAGAAGAGAATGAATTTTGTGATTAAAAAAGGAAATGCAGATGTATTTTATGAGCAGCTTAAATCTTTGAATAATTTTCTTTTGCAAGAATGGATAGAGCAAGGAAATCCAATTGAGACTTTCAATAAATGTTCGGCGAAAATAGTGATTATCTTAGATAATGCCAGCTTCCATAAAAGAAAAGATATTTTAGTTCGTATCAAGGCAGAAATGCCAAATATTATCCTGGAATTTCTACCACCTTATAGTCCAGATTATAATTTAATTGAATTGGTTTGGCATTCAGCAAAAGAATATATAGCTCATAGATTGTTCGAGTCAGTATCACAGCTAGAAGAGTTGTTAAATAAATTGTTAAATGAAGGAGGTCTTATTATTAAATGGGAACGCAAAATTAAAAATAAAGGTAATGCTATTTATTAAATTTAGCTGCGTAACAGCTTATTGCTGTGGTGATGCTGGGTTTTCGGGATATATCAGCCGTAATCTTTGAGCGGGGTATCTCAACTGGAAAAACGGAAGGATTGGGCTTGGCGTGGATGCTGGAGAGAATCAAAAGCCGAACATCAGGGCAAAACTTACATGATCTGTTAAAGGCTGTTCATCTATCAGGCCCGACATTGAAACCGAGATACTGCAAACCTTTGGCTCGGAGCAAGAAGTCTGATTTTAAGGTTGAGGAAATAGCACAAATTATTGAAGTGGCTGACTTATCTCGTAAAGAATACTGGGAAAAGGTATCCACTTGGCTCAAAATTAATATTCCTGCCCATATTGAGCAAGTCATTATTGGTGGTGGAACGTCGGAATATTTAGGCTCGGAGTTGAAAAATTTGTTTACTCATACCGACATTTCATGGGCAGCAGAATTATCTGAGGATGTGCGTTTAGCTTTTAACCTGCCGATTAAAAAAGATGCCTTGTGCTTGCGTTTCACTGATGTATATGGATTGTTTCGTTACCAACACGCTACATCATCCATTTCAACTCATCGTGCTTCTTAATTAAAGGAATAATGAAATGTTTTCAGATGTTGAGTTTCGCTTACGAAGTAGAGTTAAGGCTGATAGCTCCGAAGCGGTGGTAATTAAGTATCTAAATTCCAAGAATACTCTTTATCCTGCTAGGGATATGGCGATGATTGCCATTAGCAGTTATTGGTTGCCTTTAGCTTATCAAGCTATGGATCAATCTGTGGATTTAGAGCAACACATTCGTGCTTGTCTTTACCGCCTTCAACTCCACTCTTCATATCTGATGGGACTGCTGGGAGAGATCCCCTCTCAAGGAACGCCGATGATTGCAGTAGCCTCTAATCAATCACAGCCACTACAACTAATACAATCAGAACCATTAGCAATATCCAGGACTTTAGTCAAAGAAGCATTACAAATAGCCAGAACTCCCGTACCAGAAGAATTGGAGTCGGAAACTGACTGGTTAAATCCTTTTTAGGACTGACCGAACAATTCGCAATGACGCTCGTTTGCGGAGCGTGATTGCGTACAGGCCTTTGGGCATGAAAACAGCGGAGCCGGGCGTAGCAAGAGTGCGAATTGTTTTAAATAGGAGTGCATGATTATGTATCAACCACAAGAACTTTTTAACGAGCTTTCAACATCAGAAATTAGCCGGACTTTACGCTTGAGTGGCATATCTGAAAAAGAGTTATATACAGAGGATGATGCAGACCGTTTTCGTGAATGTCGCACCTTAATTGAGCAGGGTGGAACTGACGAGGACGTGATGGCCCTATTATCACCAGTCGTTGACGTTGTGCTGTCAGAAACTCCGGATAATTCTTTAGCTGAAATCAAGAATGGGCGGAAAAAGTCTGGGAAAAAAGCAACTAAATCCTTAGATATAACTGAATTACTAAGTCTTGCTCGTGAACAAGGCTTTAAGCTTACCCTGACTACAGCTTTAAAGATTTTCGCTGATTGCGGACTAAAAGAACAAGATGAATATACTTCAGAGGAATCCGAGCGTTTTCTCGCTGCCTGTAACTTACGACATCAGGGAAAAACAGAAATTGAGATCGCAGCAAACTTTGGAGCAGGTGTTTTGGATGCAGCAGATATCGAACTAAGCCTTGAAGAAACTGAACGACTCATACAAGATTCTGGCG
This window of the Nostoc sp. ATCC 53789 genome carries:
- a CDS encoding TraM recognition domain-containing protein, with translation MTGTPKTIVKPNQFIPPGLESALFSPAGLGVLACGAVIVIAKIIDSRGGIAKLATARWGGAVEKKAARQLACKQIQLRLHNRVSLYVGTPKNTTSEVINGIRKTSIPEDSTTLYFPEAQRGILVCGGPGSGKSFSMINPMIRSAIDQGFPLVLYDFKYSEQESATSTSKGQAPILAGYAALRGYEVTVLAPGFAESAVANPIDFLRNNEDSEMARQLAITLNRNFQLGEKNSGNNFFTNAGDQLVQAVFMLAKGTEYPDIMMCQAILGLPKLVKRIEQAENLNFMVREAFAQFVSVAGSPETAASIVGTASGLFSRFMVPSALAAFCGKTNIPLDLKGRQMVVFGMNKEKRDVIAPLLVSILHLLVSRNVANKRTCPLVLGIDELPTLYLPALVDWLNQNREDGLVSILGLQNLSMLIESYGENTTNAIFGGCATKAFFNPQDDVAAERFSKFLGEEEIKYKQRSRSSGGKGGASISNSDQNSTRKLFDVNQFNTLPSGKAVIISPGFRSRGQISLPILQSIKIPQHEIQSETDSVKAWYEFQKFLSKKSTLLTPADEEMRIRRAEALKLLPLIENQEQLSEYASLI
- a CDS encoding helix-turn-helix domain-containing protein gives rise to the protein MSRPFEIEIAESEEELKKRLQTANLGNQKEKLIMLWWIKSGQAKEQQDIGKRLAKDTSTVTRWLQKYRSGGLDELLKIKKAPGAKRKIPEGAITALEEELKTGKGFSSYGAIVEWLKQEQGLDIEYATVYALVRYRLGAKLKVPRPQSHKQDEKLVSEFKKNSVSF
- a CDS encoding IS630 family transposase, which produces MGLKTLTGKVITASGVKPTVEVKWPRENFWIYGAIEPLTGDHFLYEYPKLNGECFQQFLDWLSQQLGGDYAILQVDQAPAHTSSAIRWPENIIPLFQPPSAPELNPIERLWQLLKKPLKNQLFSSLQNLRDRIQEIFNQLTLEQVISISSYNFILEALFYAASY
- a CDS encoding restriction endonuclease; this translates as MQLHIKLVLAKNFNKPVRQSSVATQKAFLAKNFKKQLLPIPARTPRVRLPKKLKKHLNNIEYASQVLLELRSRTQLAKLPVVIATLRRISPYVFEELVLTCCFEQGWQIQRNFRYTGDGGIDGRVLILGKLYVIQVKRYADYISPKHIKDFVCCIEGEGANGGFFVHTGITGQLSKQLIRRSDKIILVSGQKLVNFVLGKQFKIVGITIPVKTVNSYQ